In one window of Dyella thiooxydans DNA:
- a CDS encoding S41 family peptidase has translation MTRPDRWNGGIAAAAFALACLAPGMAQAQKGPAMQAYDRLSAAREQAEAVRDQEKDSPASRQRAESILLDALESMQRPDIRDLAEGNKFLRYRAYNIRADLFELYLAEGDKARALDVMAQMLAEDSAPLDLIYRSKRAQALLQGEPRYRAMLERADAMGRLWHARAIATPYTDHLSEAERIAGLSLFWSEAKYNFAHFNNVPGLDWDRAYLDFLPRVIAARDTRAYYDVLMRFAPLLHDGHTNIYPPKELQPRFYARPPLRTALIGGKVLVTFVGSGLLAKQGIEVGDEITAIDGIEVKRYARERVAPYESSSTPQDMAVRMYTYGLLAGDKDAPLKLELDDGRGHHRTLVVARDNYPDRRSPPSFVFRQLPGGVAYLSLDQFETKASSEAFMQHLPQIMQAKALILDVRNNGGGSDRYGFEILSHLTAAPIPSPRSTELSVEPVERANGHLTLEWRPLDGSGASYPHQTRPIFNGPVAVLTSARTFSAAEDFVMAFDALKRGILVGQLTGGSTGMPMSFDLPGGGSARICVKWDSYPDGREFVGKGISPDVEVAPSVADIRHGRDPVIARAAELLRARLKR, from the coding sequence ATGACACGACCGGACCGATGGAATGGCGGGATCGCCGCGGCGGCTTTCGCACTGGCCTGCCTTGCGCCCGGCATGGCGCAGGCGCAAAAGGGGCCGGCGATGCAGGCCTACGACCGGCTCAGTGCCGCACGCGAACAGGCCGAGGCCGTGCGTGACCAGGAAAAGGACTCGCCGGCTTCCCGTCAGCGGGCCGAGTCCATCCTGCTCGATGCGTTGGAGAGCATGCAGCGGCCGGACATCCGCGACCTGGCCGAGGGCAACAAATTCCTCCGCTACCGGGCCTACAACATCCGCGCCGACCTGTTCGAGCTGTACCTGGCCGAGGGCGACAAGGCGCGGGCGCTCGACGTCATGGCGCAGATGCTGGCCGAGGACAGCGCCCCGCTGGACCTCATCTATCGAAGCAAACGGGCACAGGCGCTGCTGCAGGGCGAGCCGCGCTACCGGGCGATGCTGGAGCGGGCCGATGCGATGGGCCGCCTGTGGCATGCCCGGGCGATCGCCACGCCCTACACCGATCACCTGAGCGAGGCCGAGCGTATCGCCGGGTTGTCCCTGTTCTGGTCGGAGGCCAAGTACAACTTCGCGCACTTCAACAATGTCCCCGGGCTCGACTGGGACCGCGCCTATCTCGACTTCCTGCCCCGGGTGATCGCGGCCCGGGACACACGCGCGTACTACGACGTGCTGATGCGGTTCGCCCCGCTGCTGCATGACGGGCACACCAACATCTACCCGCCGAAGGAACTGCAGCCGCGCTTCTACGCCCGCCCCCCGCTGCGCACGGCCCTGATCGGCGGCAAGGTGCTGGTGACGTTCGTCGGAAGCGGGCTGCTGGCGAAGCAGGGGATCGAAGTCGGCGACGAGATCACGGCGATCGACGGGATCGAGGTGAAGCGTTATGCACGCGAGCGGGTCGCGCCGTACGAGAGCAGCTCGACGCCGCAGGACATGGCGGTGCGCATGTACACCTATGGGCTGCTGGCCGGGGACAAGGACGCGCCCCTGAAGCTCGAACTGGACGATGGGCGCGGTCACCACCGGACGCTGGTCGTCGCGCGCGACAACTACCCGGATCGCCGCTCGCCACCTTCATTCGTGTTCCGGCAGTTGCCTGGCGGCGTGGCCTATCTCTCGCTCGACCAGTTCGAGACCAAGGCCTCCAGCGAGGCGTTCATGCAGCACCTGCCGCAGATCATGCAGGCCAAGGCACTGATCCTGGATGTGAGAAACAATGGGGGCGGTTCGGACCGCTACGGATTCGAGATCCTTTCCCATCTGACCGCCGCGCCAATTCCCAGCCCCCGCTCCACCGAACTTTCGGTGGAGCCGGTGGAGCGCGCCAATGGCCATCTGACCCTGGAATGGCGGCCGCTCGACGGCAGTGGCGCCTCCTATCCCCACCAGACCCGTCCGATCTTCAACGGCCCTGTGGCGGTGCTGACCAGCGCGCGCACATTCTCTGCCGCCGAAGACTTCGTCATGGCGTTCGACGCGCTCAAGCGCGGCATCCTGGTGGGCCAGCTCACCGGTGGCAGTACCGGCATGCCGATGTCATTCGACCTGCCCGGCGGCGGCTCGGCCCGCATCTGTGTGAAGTGGGACAGCTATCCGGACGGTCGCGAGTTCGTCGGCAAGGGTATCTCGCCGGATGTGGAGGTCGCCCCCTCGGTCGCCGACATCCGCCATGGCCGCGATCCGGTGATCGCGCGCGCCGCGGAGTTGTTGCGCGCCAGATTGAAGCGCTGA
- the dnaG gene encoding DNA primase, with protein MRGRIPDSFIDELLARVDIVDVIERRVPLKKAGREWTACCPFHDERSPSFYVSPAKQFYHCFGCGVHGSAVKFLMEYERLEFPDAVEELAQSVGLTVPREGGRDERPREDKTDLYALLDAAANWYQQQLPKNPDAQAYCRKRGLDADTIARFRLGWAPAGFDGVIKALGSNERRMQLLNEAGMVASNERGNKYDRFRERLMFPILDRRGRVIAFGGRVLQSEQGPKYLNSPETPLFHKGRELFALWQVKQANAKLERIVVVEGYMDVIALHQAGLPIAVATLGTATTPEHTEILFRAAPDVVFCFDGDRAGRAAAWKALDAALPRLRDGRQAYFLFLPDGEDPDSLVRKEGRDGFEKRIREATPLSDYFFGELSHDVNLSSLDGRARLAERARPLIARLPDGAFRDLMAQELEKRSGARAQFETPAPQRPVQRPVAVQRSLVRSAIALLLGQPGLADEVAKPYGFLRLDKPGVELLAELIDLARSRPGANPVSLVEHFAGRPEYAALQKLLAAATVGEPEAQRIEFLDALSRMEQQAVAQRRDALVAKSRDGGLTDAEKTELRALLAAKHTPVAAPE; from the coding sequence ATGCGCGGCCGTATCCCCGACAGCTTCATCGATGAACTGCTTGCCCGCGTCGACATCGTCGACGTGATCGAGCGGCGCGTGCCGTTGAAGAAGGCCGGGCGCGAGTGGACCGCGTGCTGCCCGTTCCACGACGAACGCTCGCCGTCGTTCTACGTCAGCCCGGCCAAGCAGTTCTATCACTGCTTCGGCTGCGGCGTGCACGGCAGCGCGGTGAAGTTCCTGATGGAGTACGAGCGGCTCGAGTTTCCCGACGCGGTGGAGGAGCTGGCCCAGTCGGTCGGCCTCACCGTGCCGCGCGAGGGCGGCCGCGACGAGCGCCCTCGCGAGGACAAGACCGACCTCTACGCCCTGCTCGACGCCGCGGCGAACTGGTACCAGCAGCAGCTGCCGAAGAACCCCGACGCACAGGCCTACTGCAGGAAGCGCGGGCTCGACGCCGACACCATCGCGCGCTTCCGCCTGGGCTGGGCGCCGGCCGGCTTCGACGGCGTGATCAAGGCGCTGGGCAGCAACGAGCGGCGCATGCAGCTGCTCAACGAGGCCGGCATGGTCGCCAGCAACGAACGCGGCAACAAGTACGACCGCTTCCGCGAACGGCTGATGTTCCCGATCCTGGACCGCCGCGGACGCGTCATCGCCTTCGGCGGCCGCGTGCTGCAGAGCGAACAAGGCCCGAAATACCTCAACTCGCCCGAGACGCCGCTGTTCCACAAGGGCCGCGAACTGTTCGCGCTGTGGCAGGTAAAGCAGGCCAATGCCAAGCTCGAGCGCATCGTGGTGGTCGAGGGCTACATGGACGTGATCGCCCTGCACCAGGCCGGGCTGCCGATCGCGGTGGCCACGCTGGGCACGGCGACCACGCCGGAACACACCGAGATCCTGTTCCGCGCCGCGCCGGACGTGGTGTTCTGCTTCGACGGCGACCGCGCCGGCCGTGCCGCTGCGTGGAAGGCGCTGGACGCCGCGCTGCCGCGGCTGCGCGACGGCCGCCAGGCCTACTTCCTGTTCCTGCCTGACGGCGAGGATCCGGATTCGCTGGTGCGCAAGGAAGGCCGGGACGGCTTCGAGAAGCGCATCCGCGAAGCCACGCCGCTGTCGGACTACTTCTTCGGCGAGCTGTCGCACGACGTCAACCTGTCCAGCCTCGACGGTCGCGCCCGGCTGGCCGAGCGTGCGCGCCCGCTGATCGCCCGGCTGCCCGACGGCGCCTTCCGCGACCTGATGGCGCAGGAGCTGGAGAAGCGCAGCGGCGCTCGCGCTCAGTTCGAAACGCCGGCGCCGCAACGCCCGGTGCAACGGCCGGTGGCGGTGCAGCGCTCGCTGGTGCGCAGCGCGATCGCCCTGCTGCTGGGCCAGCCCGGCCTGGCCGACGAGGTGGCCAAACCCTATGGCTTCCTGCGGCTGGACAAGCCCGGGGTGGAGCTGCTGGCCGAGCTGATCGACCTGGCGCGCAGCCGGCCGGGCGCCAACCCGGTGAGCCTGGTCGAGCACTTCGCCGGCCGCCCGGAATACGCCGCCCTGCAGAAGCTGCTGGCCGCCGCCACGGTAGGCGAGCCGGAGGCGCAGCGGATCGAGTTCCTCGACGCGCTGTCGCGGATGGAACAGCAGGCGGTGGCACAGCGCCGCGACGCGCTGGTGGCGAAGAGCCGCGACGGCGGCCTGACCGACGCCGAGAAGACGGAGCTGCGCGCTCTGCTGGCGGCCAAGCACACCCCCGTGGCGGCACCGGAATGA
- a CDS encoding DedA family protein, whose product MNLLERLVGIFAEHGYLSVFIALLLCGAGVPLPEDITLVAGGIIAGLGYANVHVMVGVTMVGVLVGDATMFMLGHHFGGRILRLRLFAWLLPPARYAKVQQKFERYGNRLMFVARFLPGMRTAVFITAGATHRVSFWRFLLLDGLAALISVPLWVYLGYLGADNRAWLTKWIHRGQGGLWIVLGMVLVLVAWLWWRRRQRCDGE is encoded by the coding sequence ATGAATCTGCTTGAGCGGCTGGTCGGCATCTTCGCCGAACACGGTTACCTGTCGGTGTTCATCGCGCTGCTGCTGTGCGGCGCGGGCGTGCCGCTGCCGGAGGACATCACCCTGGTCGCCGGCGGCATCATCGCCGGCCTCGGCTATGCCAACGTGCACGTGATGGTGGGCGTGACCATGGTCGGTGTGCTGGTGGGCGACGCCACCATGTTCATGCTCGGCCACCATTTCGGCGGACGCATCCTGCGCCTGCGCCTGTTCGCCTGGCTGCTGCCGCCGGCCCGCTACGCCAAGGTGCAGCAGAAGTTCGAACGCTACGGCAACCGCCTGATGTTCGTGGCGCGCTTCCTGCCCGGCATGCGCACCGCGGTATTCATCACTGCCGGGGCCACCCATCGCGTGTCGTTCTGGCGCTTCCTGCTGTTGGACGGCCTGGCGGCGCTGATCAGCGTGCCGCTGTGGGTGTACCTGGGCTACCTGGGCGCCGACAACCGCGCCTGGCTGACCAAGTGGATCCATCGTGGCCAGGGCGGGCTGTGGATCGTCCTCGGCATGGTGCTGGTGCTGGTGGCATGGTTGTGGTGGCGCCGCCGCCAGCGCTGCGACGGAGAGTGA
- a CDS encoding Ig-like domain-containing protein, translating to MQRKSRIAGSLVLAGAVFCTPALATMPLPDHQEFGVALQVPFTASATRPITLHFEYPGAAPGTPIAWEVDVLDASGQVRRHWQGSTTLARARDSLVRMNWDGRDAQHAALAPGYYTVRLRALAMDDTVVARIGSGLVSQALDLARARAPELIEQQRYDVMVGSVAKPAMPAFHALPMHRTATQASTTQAATMQSVSTTGGLPYTIYYGNLHSQTNHSDGGGVVSTCKDAQPPQSAPYGPADAYQYAMNEGLDFLMTSEHNHMYDGSTGTNSSANPTTAHNLFQSGLQAASTFNAAHANFLAIYGLEWGVISNGGHMNIFNTPSLLEWEYNSSNQLIGDIYTAKSDYASLYTLMHTNGWIGQFNHPASSGQFVVNGTNFGYTADGDAVMVLAEVLNSSAFSNNTTETETSRTSYETAFNTILERGYHVAPSSDQDNHCANWGASFTNRTGVLLPNGTALNLPDFLDALRARRVFATEDKTAQIVLTANGHVMGERFNNSGPLTLTVNYASSTGHTAQRVQVFEGVPGSNGTVSTLSQTATTTTTPSTGDHFYYAKITQDDGLRLWSAPVWVTEGSGGDTTPPTVSASESGSSGTVTLSASASDNVGVTRVEFYVDGALKATDTSSPYSTSLDSTTLADGSHSLVAKAYDAAGNVGTSSTVSFSVSNGSSGGDTTPPTVSAAESGSSGTVTLSASASDNVGVTRVEFYVDGTLKATDTSAPYSASLDSTTLANGSHSLVAKAYDAAGNVGSSSTVSFSVSNSTGGGSTELIGNGDFESGATVWTQTSGVITSSSNEAAHSGSWKAWLDGYGSSHTDYVRQSVTIPSGVSSATLSFYLHIDTAESGSTAYDTLKVQVITASGSYVTLATYSNANAASGYALHTISLAAYKGQTIQVNFYGVEDGSLQTSFVIDDVSVKTQ from the coding sequence ATGCAGAGAAAATCACGGATAGCTGGCAGCCTCGTGCTGGCCGGCGCGGTGTTCTGTACCCCGGCGCTGGCGACGATGCCGCTGCCGGACCACCAGGAATTCGGCGTTGCGTTGCAGGTGCCGTTCACGGCCTCGGCCACGCGCCCGATCACCCTGCACTTCGAGTACCCGGGCGCGGCGCCCGGAACGCCGATTGCCTGGGAAGTGGACGTGCTCGATGCCTCCGGCCAGGTGCGCCGGCACTGGCAGGGCAGCACCACCCTGGCCAGGGCACGCGACTCCCTGGTACGGATGAACTGGGACGGCCGCGATGCCCAGCACGCGGCGCTGGCCCCGGGCTACTACACGGTGCGCCTGCGCGCGCTGGCGATGGACGACACGGTCGTGGCGCGGATCGGCTCCGGCCTGGTCAGCCAGGCACTGGACCTGGCGCGGGCCAGGGCGCCCGAACTGATCGAGCAGCAGCGCTACGACGTGATGGTCGGCAGCGTGGCGAAGCCGGCGATGCCCGCCTTCCATGCGCTGCCGATGCATCGCACGGCAACGCAGGCCAGCACCACCCAGGCGGCGACCATGCAGTCGGTGAGCACCACCGGCGGCCTGCCGTACACGATCTACTACGGCAACCTGCACAGCCAGACTAACCACAGCGACGGCGGTGGCGTGGTGTCCACCTGCAAGGACGCGCAGCCGCCGCAGAGTGCCCCGTACGGACCGGCCGACGCCTACCAGTACGCGATGAACGAAGGCCTGGACTTCCTGATGACGTCCGAGCACAACCACATGTACGACGGCTCGACCGGCACCAACAGCTCGGCCAACCCGACCACCGCGCACAACCTGTTCCAGTCGGGCCTGCAGGCGGCCAGCACGTTCAACGCCGCGCACGCCAACTTCCTCGCCATCTACGGCCTGGAGTGGGGCGTGATCAGCAATGGCGGCCACATGAACATCTTCAACACGCCGAGCCTGCTGGAGTGGGAATACAACTCCTCAAACCAGCTGATCGGCGACATCTACACCGCCAAGAGCGACTACGCCTCGCTGTACACGCTGATGCACACGAATGGCTGGATCGGCCAGTTCAACCACCCGGCCAGCTCGGGCCAGTTCGTGGTCAACGGCACCAACTTCGGCTACACCGCCGACGGCGATGCGGTGATGGTGCTGGCCGAGGTGCTCAACAGCTCGGCGTTCTCCAACAACACCACCGAGACCGAGACCAGCCGTACCAGCTACGAGACGGCCTTCAACACCATCCTGGAGCGCGGCTACCACGTCGCACCGAGCTCGGACCAGGACAACCACTGTGCCAACTGGGGGGCCAGCTTCACCAACCGCACCGGCGTGCTGCTGCCCAACGGCACCGCGCTGAACCTGCCGGACTTCCTCGATGCGCTGCGCGCCCGCCGCGTGTTCGCCACCGAGGACAAGACCGCACAGATCGTGCTCACTGCCAACGGCCACGTGATGGGCGAGCGCTTCAACAACTCCGGTCCGCTGACGCTCACCGTGAACTACGCCAGCAGCACCGGTCATACCGCGCAGCGCGTGCAGGTGTTCGAGGGCGTGCCGGGCAGCAACGGCACGGTCAGCACGCTGTCGCAGACGGCGACCACCACCACCACGCCGAGCACCGGTGATCACTTCTACTACGCCAAGATCACCCAGGACGACGGCCTGCGCCTGTGGTCGGCTCCGGTATGGGTGACCGAGGGATCCGGTGGCGACACCACGCCACCGACGGTGAGTGCCTCGGAGAGCGGCAGCAGCGGCACGGTGACGCTGTCGGCCAGCGCCAGCGACAACGTCGGCGTGACCAGGGTGGAGTTCTACGTCGACGGCGCACTGAAGGCCACCGACACCAGCTCGCCTTACAGCACCAGCCTCGACTCGACCACGCTGGCCGACGGCTCGCACAGCCTGGTGGCCAAGGCCTACGACGCGGCCGGCAACGTCGGCACCAGCAGCACGGTGAGCTTCAGTGTCTCCAACGGCAGCAGCGGTGGCGACACCACGCCGCCGACGGTGAGCGCCGCGGAGAGCGGCAGCAGCGGCACGGTGACGCTGTCGGCCAGTGCCAGCGACAACGTCGGCGTGACCAGGGTGGAGTTCTATGTCGACGGCACACTGAAGGCCACCGACACCAGCGCGCCGTACAGCGCCAGCCTCGACTCGACCACGCTGGCGAACGGTTCGCACAGCCTGGTGGCCAAGGCCTACGACGCGGCCGGCAACGTAGGCAGCAGCAGCACGGTGAGCTTCAGCGTGTCCAACAGCACCGGCGGCGGCAGCACCGAGCTGATCGGCAACGGCGACTTCGAGAGCGGTGCCACGGTGTGGACCCAGACCAGCGGCGTGATCACCAGCAGCAGCAACGAGGCCGCCCACAGCGGCAGCTGGAAGGCGTGGCTGGACGGTTACGGCTCGAGCCATACCGACTACGTGCGGCAGAGCGTCACCATCCCGTCCGGCGTGAGCTCGGCCACGCTGAGCTTCTACCTGCACATCGACACCGCCGAGTCGGGCAGCACCGCCTACGACACGCTGAAGGTGCAGGTGATCACCGCCTCGGGCTCGTACGTCACCCTGGCCACCTACTCCAACGCCAACGCAGCCAGCGGTTACGCGCTGCACACGATCAGCCTGGCCGCCTACAAGGGGCAGACCATCCAGGTGAACTTCTACGGCGTGGAAGACGGTTCGCTGCAGACCTCGTTCGTGATCGACGACGTCAGCGTGAAGACGCAGTAA
- a CDS encoding bile acid:sodium symporter family protein, with protein MRRLPIDPFTQALLVTLALATVLPCRGPWAMAFDRVTDAAIALLFFLHGAKLSRAAVLHGMTHWRLHASVFACTFVLFPLLGLLLRPLMGVVLTPALTLGVLYVCTLPSTVQSSIAFTSMAGGNVPAAVVSASTSSLIGTVLTPLLVGLTVVTHSGGHGFSWHAVQDILTLLLLPFTAGHLLRPWIGGWVDRHRPLLRYTDQGTILLVVYTAFSAAVVEGLWKTTPPLALLATLGVDALLLALVMLVAWFGSGALGFARADRITMFFCGSKKSLATGVPMAKILFVALPGGLGGIVLPLMIFHQLQLMVCAVIARRFARNGDIASM; from the coding sequence ATGCGCCGCCTGCCCATCGATCCGTTTACCCAGGCCTTGCTGGTCACCCTCGCGCTGGCCACCGTGCTGCCGTGCCGCGGTCCGTGGGCCATGGCGTTCGACCGCGTCACCGATGCGGCGATCGCGCTGCTGTTCTTCCTGCACGGCGCCAAGCTGTCGCGGGCGGCGGTGCTGCACGGCATGACCCACTGGCGGCTGCACGCCAGCGTGTTCGCCTGCACCTTCGTGCTGTTCCCGCTGCTCGGCCTGTTGCTGCGCCCGCTGATGGGCGTGGTGCTGACCCCGGCGCTCACCCTCGGCGTGCTCTACGTGTGCACCCTGCCCTCCACCGTGCAGTCGTCGATCGCGTTCACCTCGATGGCCGGCGGCAACGTGCCGGCGGCGGTGGTCAGCGCGTCCACCTCCAGCCTGATCGGCACCGTGCTCACGCCGCTGCTGGTGGGACTGACCGTAGTCACGCACAGCGGCGGCCACGGCTTCTCGTGGCACGCCGTACAGGACATCCTCACCCTGCTTTTGCTGCCGTTCACGGCCGGCCATCTGCTGCGCCCGTGGATCGGCGGCTGGGTGGACCGGCATCGGCCGCTGCTGCGCTACACCGACCAGGGCACGATCCTGCTGGTGGTCTACACCGCCTTCAGCGCAGCGGTGGTGGAAGGGCTATGGAAGACCACACCGCCACTGGCGCTGCTAGCCACGCTCGGCGTCGACGCGCTGCTGCTGGCGCTGGTGATGCTGGTCGCCTGGTTCGGCTCCGGCGCGCTGGGCTTCGCCCGTGCCGACCGCATCACGATGTTCTTCTGCGGCTCGAAGAAGAGCCTCGCCACCGGCGTGCCGATGGCGAAGATCCTGTTCGTGGCACTGCCCGGCGGGCTGGGCGGCATCGTGCTGCCGCTGATGATCTTCCACCAGCTGCAGCTGATGGTCTGCGCGGTGATCGCGCGGCGCTTCGCCCGGAACGGCGACATCGCCTCCATGTAG
- the mgtA gene encoding magnesium-translocating P-type ATPase, with amino-acid sequence MTRQPPLHAARKTAGKPSPTPTIAAAAEAWRPVDELFATLATGLDGLDEDAIQSRLQADGPNEVSHEKPPHWSRQLLHAFLNPFIIVLLSLAVVQLATDASDLTGPIIVMVMVGISVLLSFTQEYRSSQAAEKLKAMVRNTASVTRRASDGHSERIEVPVVELVPGDIVHLAAGDMVPADLRLLAAKDLFISQAILTGESLPVEKAAPSGRDLLDAGSTNPLELSSVCYMGTNVISGTATAVVVATGSRTYLGSISRSLTGQRVQTSFDRGVKSVSWLLIRFMAVMVPIVFALNWWDKGNFFEALLFALSVAVGLTPEMLPLIVTANLGKGALAMSKRKVVVKRLNAIQNFGAMDVLCTDKTGTLTLDKIVLERHLDLDGEESDEALEFGYLNSRFQTGLKNLMDKAVLEHRDLEPAAGMYRLVDEIPFDFQRRRMSVVLGDASGEHLLVCKGAVEEMLAICEHARIGGELVPMTPERRAAIKAMTRELNHDGLRVLVVAIRQQPAAGRAYGVADEAGLTAVGCLAFLDPPKDSAATAIRALNHHGVAVKVITGDNEAVTRKICREVGLDVEHSAQGKHIEPLDDAALDALVARTTVFAKMSPLQKARVVKSLQRQGHTVGFLGDGINDAPALREADVGISVDTATDIAKESADIILLEKNLMVLEEGVIEGRITFGNIMKYIKMTASSNFGNVFSVLVASAFLPFLPMLPLQILVQNLLYDISQLSIPFDRLDEEYLRRPRKWDASDIGRFMAWIGPISSIFDITTFWLMWHVFGANSPAQQSLFHSGWFIEGLLSQTLIVHMIRTRRIPFLQSMASAPVLALTAAIITLGLVIPFTVVGAKLGMVPLPPAYFGWLVLTLVSYSVLTQLVKRLYIRRFGRWL; translated from the coding sequence ATGACCCGGCAGCCCCCTCTCCACGCGGCGCGCAAGACCGCGGGCAAGCCCTCCCCGACCCCGACCATCGCGGCGGCCGCCGAAGCCTGGCGTCCGGTCGACGAGCTGTTCGCCACCCTCGCCACCGGCCTGGACGGCCTGGACGAGGACGCCATCCAGTCGCGCCTGCAGGCCGACGGCCCCAACGAGGTGTCGCACGAGAAGCCGCCGCACTGGTCGCGGCAGCTCCTGCACGCCTTCCTCAACCCCTTCATCATCGTGCTGCTGTCGCTGGCTGTGGTGCAGCTGGCCACCGACGCCAGCGACCTCACCGGCCCGATCATCGTGATGGTGATGGTGGGCATCAGCGTGCTGCTGAGCTTCACCCAGGAATACCGATCCTCGCAGGCGGCGGAAAAGCTCAAGGCGATGGTGCGCAACACCGCCAGCGTCACCCGCCGCGCCTCCGACGGCCACAGCGAGCGGATCGAGGTGCCGGTGGTCGAGCTGGTGCCCGGCGACATCGTGCACCTGGCCGCCGGCGACATGGTGCCGGCGGACCTGCGCCTGCTCGCTGCCAAGGACCTGTTCATCAGCCAGGCGATCCTCACCGGCGAGTCGCTGCCGGTGGAGAAGGCCGCGCCCAGCGGCCGCGACCTGCTCGATGCCGGCAGCACCAACCCGCTGGAACTGTCCAGCGTCTGCTACATGGGCACCAACGTGATCAGCGGCACCGCCACCGCCGTGGTGGTGGCCACCGGCAGCCGCACCTATCTCGGCTCGATCTCGCGCAGCCTCACCGGCCAGCGGGTGCAGACCAGCTTCGATCGCGGCGTGAAGTCGGTCAGCTGGCTGCTGATCCGCTTCATGGCGGTGATGGTGCCGATCGTGTTCGCGCTGAACTGGTGGGACAAGGGCAACTTTTTCGAGGCACTGCTGTTCGCGCTGTCGGTGGCGGTGGGCCTGACTCCGGAGATGCTGCCGCTGATCGTCACCGCCAACCTCGGCAAGGGCGCGCTGGCGATGTCCAAGCGCAAGGTGGTGGTCAAGCGCCTCAACGCGATCCAGAACTTCGGCGCGATGGACGTGCTGTGCACCGACAAGACCGGCACGCTGACGCTGGACAAGATCGTGCTGGAGCGTCATCTCGATCTGGATGGCGAGGAGTCCGACGAGGCGCTGGAGTTCGGCTACCTCAACAGCCGCTTCCAGACCGGCCTGAAGAACCTGATGGACAAGGCGGTGCTGGAACACCGCGACCTCGAGCCGGCTGCCGGCATGTACCGGCTGGTGGACGAGATCCCGTTCGACTTCCAGCGCCGGCGCATGTCGGTGGTGCTGGGCGACGCCAGCGGCGAGCACCTGCTGGTGTGCAAGGGCGCGGTGGAGGAGATGCTGGCGATCTGCGAGCACGCGCGCATCGGCGGCGAACTGGTGCCGATGACGCCGGAGCGCCGCGCCGCGATCAAGGCGATGACCCGCGAGCTCAACCACGACGGCCTGCGCGTGCTGGTGGTGGCGATCCGGCAGCAGCCCGCGGCCGGGCGCGCCTACGGCGTGGCCGACGAGGCCGGGCTGACCGCGGTCGGCTGTCTGGCCTTCCTCGACCCGCCGAAGGACTCGGCCGCCACCGCGATCCGTGCGCTCAACCACCACGGCGTGGCGGTGAAGGTGATCACCGGCGACAACGAGGCGGTGACGCGCAAGATCTGCCGCGAGGTCGGCCTGGACGTCGAGCACTCGGCGCAGGGCAAGCACATCGAGCCGCTGGACGACGCGGCGCTGGACGCGCTGGTCGCGCGCACCACCGTGTTCGCCAAGATGTCGCCGCTGCAGAAGGCGCGGGTGGTGAAGTCGCTGCAGCGCCAGGGTCACACCGTGGGCTTCCTCGGCGACGGCATCAACGACGCGCCGGCGCTGCGCGAGGCGGACGTCGGCATCTCGGTGGACACCGCCACCGACATCGCCAAGGAGTCGGCCGACATCATCCTGCTGGAAAAGAACCTGATGGTGCTGGAGGAGGGCGTGATCGAGGGACGGATCACCTTCGGCAACATCATGAAGTACATCAAGATGACCGCCAGCTCGAACTTCGGCAACGTATTCAGCGTGCTGGTGGCCAGCGCGTTCCTGCCGTTCCTGCCGATGCTGCCGCTGCAGATCCTGGTGCAGAACCTGCTGTACGACATCTCGCAGCTGTCGATCCCGTTCGACCGGCTCGACGAGGAATACCTGCGCAGGCCGCGCAAGTGGGACGCCAGCGACATCGGCCGGTTCATGGCCTGGATCGGGCCGATCAGCTCGATCTTCGATATCACCACGTTCTGGCTGATGTGGCACGTGTTCGGCGCGAACTCACCGGCGCAGCAGTCGCTGTTCCACTCCGGCTGGTTCATCGAGGGCCTGCTGTCGCAGACGCTGATCGTGCACATGATCCGCACCCGGCGCATCCCGTTCCTGCAGAGCATGGCCTCGGCGCCGGTGCTGGCGCTGACCGCGGCGATCATCACGCTGGGTCTGGTGATTCCGTTCACCGTGGTCGGCGCCAAGCTCGGCATGGTGCCGCTGCCGCCGGCCTACTTCGGCTGGCTGGTGCTCACCCTGGTCAGCTACAGCGTGCTGACCCAGCTGGTGAAGCGGCTGTATATCCGCCGTTTCGGCCGCTGGCTGTAG